Proteins encoded together in one Methanocalculus alkaliphilus window:
- a CDS encoding ATP-binding protein, with translation MKRQIISINEELCTGCGECIPDCPEGAIQIIDGKARLVSDLFCDGLGACIGTCPEGAISVIEREAEPYDEWAVMRTIVPKGEGVIRAHLAHLDEHDQMDLYEQAIAYLQEHDIPVPYHERGPQECQCSHGVCPGTASRSISRDDTGTPGMKEVHSELRQWPVQLRLINPAAPCFDDADLLISADCVPYAYGNFHAGLLKDKVVVNLCPKLDTDLEGYIQILVEIFTLHTIRSLTIAHMEVPCCSAVHYIVERALEEAGVAIPIKNVVITVNGEIRS, from the coding sequence ATGAAGCGACAGATCATCAGTATTAATGAAGAGCTCTGCACCGGGTGCGGCGAATGTATCCCCGACTGCCCGGAAGGGGCGATACAGATCATTGACGGAAAGGCACGGCTGGTCAGCGACCTCTTCTGCGACGGACTCGGTGCCTGCATCGGGACCTGTCCTGAAGGAGCGATCTCGGTTATCGAACGGGAGGCCGAGCCATATGACGAATGGGCTGTGATGCGAACCATCGTCCCGAAGGGGGAGGGGGTCATCAGGGCTCATCTTGCGCACCTTGATGAACATGATCAGATGGACCTCTATGAACAGGCGATAGCCTATCTCCAGGAGCATGACATTCCGGTTCCCTATCATGAGAGGGGGCCGCAGGAGTGCCAGTGCTCTCATGGTGTCTGTCCGGGAACGGCATCCCGGAGCATCAGCCGGGACGATACGGGAACGCCAGGAATGAAGGAGGTACATTCAGAGCTCCGGCAGTGGCCGGTCCAGCTCCGGCTTATCAACCCGGCCGCACCCTGTTTTGATGATGCCGATCTCCTCATCTCGGCAGACTGCGTTCCGTATGCGTATGGAAATTTCCATGCAGGGCTCCTCAAGGATAAGGTCGTGGTCAACCTCTGCCCGAAACTGGATACTGACCTTGAGGGGTATATTCAGATTCTCGTTGAGATCTTCACCCTCCATACGATCCGATCACTAACCATTGCCCATATGGAGGTACCCTGCTGCAGTGCCGTTCATTATATCGTCGAACGTGCTCTCGAAGAGGCGGGAGTTGCAATCCCGATAAAGAATGTCGTGATCACCGTGAATGGCGAGATTCGCTCATAA
- a CDS encoding winged helix-turn-helix transcriptional regulator produces MQEGCTVNLTVRYLSKKWMLLIILELYKGEAYTRRFSELRTSLDGITPKVLSERLRELEEEGLLTRRIDTSVFPVRSEYCLTESGLEIVDLIRDIKRWALKWKIDNIPCGEQDCKKCIL; encoded by the coding sequence ATGCAGGAAGGGTGTACAGTCAATCTGACGGTCCGATACCTCTCAAAGAAGTGGATGCTCTTAATCATCCTTGAGCTGTACAAAGGCGAAGCCTACACCCGCCGGTTTTCCGAGCTGCGGACCTCCCTGGATGGAATCACCCCGAAGGTCCTCTCTGAGCGGCTGAGGGAGCTTGAGGAAGAGGGGCTCCTCACCCGCCGTATTGATACCAGCGTCTTTCCGGTCCGCTCAGAGTACTGCCTGACCGAGAGCGGCCTTGAGATCGTTGATCTGATCCGTGATATTAAACGCTGGGCACTCAAATGGAAGATCGATAACATCCCCTGCGGTGAGCAGGACTGCAAGAAATGCATCCTTTAA
- the larE gene encoding ATP-dependent sacrificial sulfur transferase LarE — protein MTDQKKNLDAVLREKAPLVIAFSGGVDSSLLAAVAAEAVPGKVRYILLDSPIMPRRAIADARRIAEEIGIDLEFIDFPILDDESFRGNPKDRCAICKRRSSAILKECADGATVADGANLSDLGEYRPGLAVSDEEGIVHPFIEAGVDKRGIRELARECRLSFWNKPSNACLVTRIPYNEPITRERLMMIEEGEEVLAEIGFSQFRLRVHGDIARIEVPKEELDAVIAHREEILEVFKGLGFLYVTLDLGGFRSGSMDRIL, from the coding sequence ATGACTGATCAGAAGAAGAATCTCGATGCCGTCCTCAGGGAGAAGGCCCCCCTTGTTATTGCCTTCTCCGGGGGGGTGGACAGCTCGCTCCTCGCGGCGGTTGCGGCAGAGGCCGTTCCCGGCAAGGTCCGGTATATTCTCCTCGACTCCCCGATCATGCCCCGGCGGGCGATCGCTGATGCACGACGGATTGCAGAGGAGATCGGGATCGACCTTGAGTTCATCGACTTTCCTATCCTTGATGACGAATCATTCCGTGGTAACCCAAAAGATCGGTGTGCCATATGTAAACGGCGGTCGTCCGCGATCCTCAAAGAGTGTGCTGATGGTGCGACAGTGGCCGACGGGGCGAACCTCTCGGATCTCGGGGAGTACCGCCCCGGTCTTGCCGTCTCGGATGAGGAGGGGATCGTTCATCCCTTCATCGAGGCGGGGGTCGATAAGCGGGGCATCCGCGAGCTGGCACGCGAATGCCGGCTCAGCTTCTGGAATAAGCCCTCAAATGCCTGCCTTGTCACCCGGATTCCATATAATGAGCCGATAACCCGGGAGAGGCTGATGATGATCGAGGAGGGCGAGGAGGTCCTCGCCGAGATCGGCTTTTCGCAGTTCCGTCTCCGGGTTCATGGCGATATTGCCCGGATCGAGGTGCCGAAAGAGGAGCTGGATGCGGTGATCGCCCATCGGGAGGAGATCCTCGAGGTTTTTAAGGGGTTGGGCTTCCTCTATGTCACCCTTGATCTTGGGGGATTCCGGAGCGGGAGTATGGATAGAATATTGTGA
- a CDS encoding DUF7557 family protein, with the protein MATSQTIKLESSTKERLNRLKIHPRETYNDCIERLIDVIYDDEPLSEETVRRLDEAEISIKAGKYRPLDDAMRDLDLL; encoded by the coding sequence ATGGCGACATCCCAGACGATTAAACTTGAATCTTCAACAAAAGAGCGGCTGAACAGGTTGAAGATCCATCCCCGTGAAACCTATAACGACTGTATTGAGCGCCTGATTGATGTGATATATGATGATGAACCCCTCTCTGAAGAGACCGTCAGGCGTCTGGATGAGGCAGAGATCTCTATAAAAGCTGGAAAATACAGGCCTCTTGACGACGCCATGAGGGATCTTGATCTCCTGTGA
- a CDS encoding cupin domain-containing protein, with the protein MAEFKLESPGKHDKNREELKGKVLSLPDLVDYQEGTVASRMVINNKAGSITIFSFDEDEGLSEHTAPYDAVVTILDGECEVWIAGETFQMKEGETIIFPANVPHALSAITKFKMTLVMIRG; encoded by the coding sequence ATGGCTGAGTTTAAACTGGAGAGTCCTGGTAAGCATGATAAAAATCGTGAGGAGCTGAAGGGAAAGGTCCTCAGTCTTCCGGATCTCGTCGATTATCAGGAGGGGACCGTCGCAAGCAGGATGGTCATCAACAACAAGGCAGGGAGCATCACCATCTTCTCATTTGATGAGGATGAAGGCCTCTCCGAACACACCGCACCATATGATGCAGTCGTCACAATCCTTGATGGCGAATGCGAGGTCTGGATCGCCGGGGAGACATTCCAGATGAAGGAAGGGGAGACCATCATCTTTCCGGCAAACGTCCCCCATGCCCTCAGCGCAATCACGAAGTTCAAGATGACGCTGGTGATGATACGGGGATAG
- the hcp gene encoding hydroxylamine reductase: MFCNQCEETVKGNGCTVKGVCGKEDEIAVYQDLLIHLCKGIAVRNLQAMETGKDDPKAGLFIADALFATLTNVNFDKERFVDLIKKAITIRDGLPAGTDEPDACTWKPASEADMLAKGKTAGLLATENEDVRSLRSTLLFGMKGIAAYYTHAEVLGKRDPDIELFLQRGLASTLRDLSVDEMVALVLECGEHGVKVLALLDAANTGAYGKPEITSVKTTPGSRPGILITGHDLKDLEMLLEQSQDAGVDIYTHGEMLPAHAYPAFKKYAHLVGNYGGSWPDQKEEFESFNGPVLVTTNCIVPPKDSYKGRIYTTGLAGYPGIAHIPASADGTKDFAAVIAAAKTAEPPQALPGSGRDLITGCAHDAVLSIAGTVVDAVKNGDIKKFIVMAGCDGRRKDRAYYTEFAEALPKDTVILTAGCAKYRYNSLDLGTIGGIPRVLDAGQCNDCYSLVVIAQALAEAFGVGINDLPIAYNIAWYEQKACLVLLSLLSLGIQGITLGPRLPGFVSPTVLDVLVKNFDLKPNTTVEEDMKRMVGA, from the coding sequence ATGTTCTGTAACCAGTGTGAAGAGACCGTCAAAGGAAACGGCTGTACAGTCAAAGGAGTATGTGGAAAGGAGGATGAGATCGCGGTGTACCAGGATCTCCTCATCCATCTCTGCAAGGGAATTGCGGTTCGGAATCTCCAGGCGATGGAGACCGGAAAGGATGATCCGAAGGCCGGATTATTCATCGCGGATGCCCTCTTTGCGACCCTGACCAATGTCAACTTCGATAAGGAGAGATTTGTTGATCTGATCAAGAAAGCAATCACAATCCGTGACGGCCTCCCGGCAGGAACGGACGAGCCGGATGCATGCACCTGGAAGCCGGCATCCGAAGCCGATATGCTGGCAAAGGGGAAGACCGCCGGGCTCCTTGCCACAGAGAACGAAGATGTTCGCTCGCTCCGTTCAACCCTCCTCTTCGGAATGAAGGGGATCGCCGCCTACTATACGCATGCCGAGGTGCTTGGAAAGAGAGATCCGGATATCGAGCTCTTCCTCCAGAGAGGGCTCGCCTCAACACTCCGGGATCTCTCAGTCGATGAGATGGTCGCACTCGTCCTCGAATGTGGAGAGCATGGTGTGAAGGTGCTCGCACTCCTCGATGCAGCCAATACCGGGGCATATGGAAAGCCGGAGATCACAAGCGTGAAGACCACCCCCGGATCCCGGCCCGGTATTCTGATCACCGGCCATGACTTAAAAGACCTTGAGATGCTCCTTGAGCAGTCACAGGATGCCGGAGTCGATATCTATACGCATGGCGAGATGCTGCCTGCCCATGCCTATCCGGCATTCAAGAAATACGCACACCTTGTCGGGAACTACGGCGGCTCCTGGCCAGACCAGAAGGAGGAGTTTGAGAGCTTCAACGGGCCGGTCCTTGTCACAACAAACTGTATCGTCCCGCCAAAGGACTCCTACAAGGGGAGGATCTATACGACAGGGCTTGCCGGTTATCCGGGCATTGCCCACATCCCGGCATCTGCGGACGGCACCAAGGACTTTGCAGCAGTCATCGCCGCAGCAAAGACCGCAGAACCCCCGCAGGCGCTTCCGGGGAGCGGGAGGGATCTCATCACCGGCTGCGCCCATGACGCGGTCCTCTCAATAGCTGGGACGGTCGTCGATGCGGTGAAGAACGGGGACATCAAAAAGTTCATCGTGATGGCAGGCTGTGACGGGAGGCGCAAAGACCGTGCGTATTATACAGAGTTTGCAGAGGCGCTCCCAAAGGATACGGTCATCCTTACCGCCGGGTGTGCCAAGTACCGGTACAACAGCCTTGATCTCGGGACAATCGGCGGGATTCCACGGGTCCTGGATGCAGGCCAGTGCAATGACTGCTATTCCCTGGTTGTCATCGCCCAGGCACTTGCCGAGGCTTTCGGGGTCGGGATCAACGATCTCCCGATTGCTTACAACATCGCCTGGTATGAGCAGAAGGCATGCCTCGTCCTCCTCTCGCTCCTCTCCCTCGGGATACAGGGTATCACCCTCGGCCCAAGGCTTCCGGGATTCGTCTCTCCGACGGTCCTTGATGTGCTGGTGAAGAACTTCGATCTCAAGCCAAACACCACAGTCGAGGAAGATATGAAAAGGATGGTCGGGGCATAA
- a CDS encoding ubiquitin-like small modifier protein 1 yields MKIRVQSFARFREIFGSEQTREMGEEATLEALLQEIAAESPAARSALFDEEGALRKYIILMRNKKRVNREEIAAMALNDGDEIALYPPVAGG; encoded by the coding sequence ATGAAGATCAGAGTGCAGTCATTTGCCCGGTTTCGGGAGATATTCGGATCAGAACAGACCAGGGAGATGGGGGAGGAGGCAACACTTGAGGCACTCCTTCAGGAGATTGCAGCAGAGAGCCCTGCCGCACGATCTGCCCTCTTTGACGAGGAGGGTGCTCTGCGGAAGTACATCATTCTGATGAGAAACAAGAAGCGGGTGAACAGGGAGGAGATCGCTGCCATGGCCCTCAATGACGGCGATGAGATTGCACTGTACCCACCGGTAGCAGGAGGATGA
- a CDS encoding transcriptional regulator — protein sequence MKLPCQVIVWDVLPAIRAAIAEELIAFGSTQQEAAVILDCAPSAISQYLSGKRGYRIVFEDEIRSLIRDLAADLHAGAEKDLAARICRICVQLREGERACGTCEDAHD from the coding sequence ATGAAATTACCCTGCCAGGTGATCGTCTGGGATGTTCTTCCGGCCATCAGGGCTGCCATCGCAGAGGAGCTGATCGCCTTCGGTTCGACCCAGCAGGAGGCAGCCGTCATCCTTGACTGTGCCCCCTCTGCAATATCACAATACCTCTCCGGCAAGCGGGGGTACAGAATCGTCTTTGAGGATGAGATCCGCTCTCTCATCCGGGATCTGGCGGCAGATCTCCATGCTGGTGCGGAAAAAGATCTTGCAGCCCGAATCTGCCGGATCTGTGTTCAGCTGCGTGAAGGTGAGCGGGCCTGCGGAACATGCGAGGATGCTCATGACTGA